The genomic stretch ACGATGACGATCACCACCTTCGCCGAGATCTAGTACGTGCACCGTCTGCTCCAACGCCAACTCCGCAAACACCTCGGCGACGCGAACCCGCCGATCGACGGGTGGCAGTCGTTCTTGGAAGCAGTTGGTGCCGCCTACGAACAGTTCGACCGCGACAGGCAACTCGTCGACCGTGCCATGAGGCTGAGTTCCGACGAGCTGCGGCAAGCCAAACACGCAGCGGAAGCGGCCAACGAAGCCAAGAGCCGGTTTCTCGCGAACATGAGTCACGAGATACGCACGCCGATGAACGCCATCGTCGGCATGAGCGACCTCCTGCTCGATCAGCCCCTCACGCCCGAACAGCGCGAGTGGGCCGGCATCATCCGCAACAGCGGCACTGCGTTGATCGATATCCTCAACGACATCCTCGACTTCTCGAAGATCGAAGCCGGCCAGATGGAGCTCTCTCCGGAACCTTTCGATCTCGTCGCTTCGCTCGAGGAGATCGTCGATTTGTTCGGCTATCGCGCGTTGCAGGAGGACATCGGCCTAGGCGTGTGCGTTTCGACGCGCACACCCACCCACGTCGTGGGCGACGCTCTGCGCCTCCGTCAGGTGTTGGTCAACCTCGTCGGCAACGCGGTCAAGTTCACTCAAAGCGGCTCGGTGACGCTGTCCGTAGACGCGGAATCGAAAAGCAACGGGTGGGAACTCCAGTTCGCCGTCGCGGACACCGGCATCGGTATCCCCGCCGATCGCGTCGACCGGCTCTTCAAGTCCTTTTCCCAAGTCGACGCATCGACCAGCCGTCGCTTCGGAGGCACCGGCCTCGGTTTGGCCATCAGCCGTCGCCTCGTCGAACTCATGGGCGGCGGCATTTCGATCGAGAGCCGAATCGGCGAGGGATCCGTGTTCCGATTCGCCATCCGACTGCAAGACGGCCAAGAGACCAAGGCTTCGCTGCGCCAAGAAACGTCCACGCTCGCCGGCCGCCGCGTGTGCCTTGTCCACCCGCTTCACACGCTCTCGCCCGGCCTCCCGCGCCAACTCGCTGCATGGGGTATGCAAGTCGACGTCCACGCGGACGTCGCCTCGGCGGTCGCCGCGTGGCAAGCCCGCGGAGTCGTACCTCATGTCGTCCTCGTCCACAGTCGTGCTGCCGATGCGGACGATCTGCCGAGCCCGCTCGTGTTGCCGAACGCTGTGGAGCCCGTGCCCGTGATCCATCTCCAAACCTACGGCTCTCGCATGGGCGATCGAGGGTCGAGGACGCACATACGCATCGGCTACCCCGTCAAGCCGCGGCAACTCTCCGGGGCCTTGTTGCGCGCACTTTGCCCGAACGAGTCGGCCGAAACGGATTCTTCCACAGCCTCGACACCGTTTTCCGTCGCTCCGCAGTGGCGCGCATGCCTCCGCGTGCTCGTCGCCGACGACAACGAGATCAATCGCAAACTCGTCCTCACGCTGCTCTCGAAGTTGGGCGTGAGCGCACACGCCGTCGCCGACGGCCGACAGGCACTCCAAGCTTTGGAGGCGGAAGACTTCGAAGTCGTGCTCATGGACGTGCAGATGCCCGAACTCGACGGAATCTCGGCCGTTCGCGAACTCCGTCTCTCGGTGTCGGGTGAACGACCGCCCTACGTGGTCGCACTCACCGCCAACGCACTGCAAAGCGATCGCGACGCCTGCCTCGCCGCCGGGATGCACGACTTCCTGAGCAAACCCATTCGACCCGCCACCTTGATCGAAGCCCTCGACCGAGCGGATGCGTGGCTTCGACGCGTTCGACCGTCCGAAACGCCTGCCGCGATCACGTCCTGACGTAGAAACAACAGGTCGGCTGCCCGCGTCCCTGCCCGATTCGGTTGGTGCAACGCCAGCCGGGGGACGACACTTCCACCTCGCCCGGCATTTCGAACACGACGATGCCGCTCGCCGGATCGCGCAGCATGGCCGCGCAGCGCTCCAGCACTCGAGCGCCCACCGTCGGAATCTCCGCGAACGGCGGATCGATGAAAACGAGATCGGCCGCCTCGTGCGCGGCCGGGGTCCACGTCAGCGTATCCGCTGCAGCGATACGCACGCCTTCGTCGCTGCGGCCCGCGCTCCGACACACCGCGGCGAGGTTCTCGCGCAACGCCGCCACGGTCGCCCGGTGCCTTTCCACGAACACGCCACCGGCGGCACCGCGGCTCAGCGCCTCCAGACCGTAGCTGCCTGTACCGGCGAAGAGATCCACGAAGCGCGCACCCACGACACGCGCGCCCAAACTGGAAAAAACGCCCTGACGCAGCCGGTCCATCGCCGGCCGCAGATCCACTCCCTTCGGAGCGCGCAGCGG from Opitutales bacterium ASA1 encodes the following:
- the rsmD gene encoding 16S rRNA (guanine(966)-N(2))-methyltransferase RsmD; this translates as MRISGGAARGIPLRAPKGVDLRPAMDRLRQGVFSSLGARVVGARFVDLFAGTGSYGLEALSRGAAGGVFVERHRATVAALRENLAAVCRSAGRSDEGVRIAAADTLTWTPAAHEAADLVFIDPPFAEIPTVGARVLERCAAMLRDPASGIVVFEMPGEVEVSSPGWRCTNRIGQGRGQPTCCFYVRT